A genomic segment from Takifugu rubripes chromosome 20, fTakRub1.2, whole genome shotgun sequence encodes:
- the LOC105419140 gene encoding apoptotic chromatin condensation inducer in the nucleus-like isoform X16 yields MAAPDTNQHITDFRQEEPHLANTELPLENIDCNVEERSITPNHKDDTDDGEQQLILINGGSANETKGGETSVAQHVDHLEVSGEIMPPEPLCPDVSRCQEESSSSPQSDDRSERTLEHDQQIPEEAAEEPSLSALGDREDDQVDGQRKETLNTDNVTAQEEDEFSLEDDETTKSAQKIPDKDTLRDTGPPTQDTPEPPVPGDLERPEVSGEIMPPEPLCPDVSRCQEESSSSPQSDDRSERTLEHDQQIPEEAAEEPSLSALGDREDDQVDGQRKETLNTDNVTAQEEDEFSLEDDETTKSAQKIPDKDTLRDTGPPTQDTPEPPVPGDLERPEVSGEIMPPEPLCPDVSRCQEESSSSPQSDDRSERTLEHDQQIPEEAAEEPSLSALGDREDDQVDGQRKETLNTDNVTAQEEDEFSLEDDETTKSAQKIPDKDTLRDTGPPTQDTPEPPVPGDLERPEVSGEIMPPEPLCPDVSRCQEESSSSPQSDDRSERTLEHDQQIPEAEEPSLSALGDREDDQVDGQRKETLNTDNVTAQEEDEFSLEDDETTKSAQKIPDKDTLRDTGPPTQDTPEPPVPGDLERPEVSGEIMPPEPLCPDVSRCQEESSSSPQSDDRSERTLEHDQQIPEEAAEEPSLSALGDREDDQVDGQRKETLNTDNVTAQEEDEFSLEDDETTKSAQKIPDKDTLRDTGPPTQDTPEPPVPGDLERPEGSGSYLKYVGVVVVVVVAILGHQLLHAETPHQKEDVQQIDIFLRRMEKLKSQFPNQRPELWTRSKIHLLKHLRTAQPTEPVSLILTAGVKAERTLSCLAHGLASTFNASVLHIDGTSKSHQDSDQVKLDIDSKLQVAFEGDQPVAIIHRFEELPPGSTLIFYRYCDHENAAYKKTFLIFTVLLSEEEEIPVQSRLSAVEEMVDDHLQKKFLTDSHPISFDRMDRDKYGGLWSRISHLILPVAAERRTEHEGCPAT; encoded by the exons ATGGCAGCTCCAGATACCAACCAGCACATAACAG ATTTCAGGCAAGAGGAACCGCACTTGGCAAACACAGAACTTCCCTTAGAAAATATTGATTGCAACGTGGAAGAAAGGAGTATTACTCCGAATCACAAAGACG aCACTGATGATGGAGAACAACAGTTAATTTTGATCAATGGAGGCTCAGCAAATGAGACTAAGGGAGGAGAGACGAGTGTTGCTCAACATGTAGATCACTTGGAAG TCTCAGGGGAAATTATGCCTCCAGAACCCTTGTGTCCAGATGTGAGCAGAtgccaggaggaaagcagcaGCTCACCTCAGAGTGATGACAGGAGTGAGAGAACACTGGAGCACGACCAACAGATCCCAGAGG aagcagcagaggaaccaTCTCTGTCAGCactgggagacagagaggacgaTCAGGTGGATGGACAACGTAAAGAAACCCTAAATACAGACAACGTCACAGCTCAAGAGG AAGATGAATTCAGCCTTGAAGATGATGAGACCACGAAGTCTGCTCAGAAAATCCCAGATAAGGACACACTGAGGGACACGGGTCCACCCACTCAGGACACTCCTGAACCACCAGTACCAGGAGACCTGGAAAGGCCTGAAG TCTCAGGGGAAATTATGCCTCCAGAACCCTTGTGTCCAGATGTGAGCAGAtgccaggaggaaagcagcaGCTCACCTCAGAGTGATGACAGGAGTGAGAGAACACTGGAGCACGACCAACAGATCCCAGAGG aagcagcagaggaaccaTCTCTGTCAGCactgggagacagagaggacgaTCAGGTGGATGGACAACGTAAAGAAACCCTAAATACAGACAACGTCACAGCTCAAGAGG AAGATGAATTCAGCCTTGAAGATGATGAGACCACGAAGTCTGCTCAGAAAATCCCAGATAAGGACACACTGAGGGACACGGGTCCACCCACTCAGGACACTCCTGAACCACCAGTACCAGGAGACCTGGAAAGGCCTGAAG TCTCAGGGGAAATTATGCCTCCAGAACCCTTGTGTCCAGATGTGAGCAGAtgccaggaggaaagcagcaGCTCACCTCAGAGTGATGACAGGAGTGAGAGAACACTGGAGCACGACCAACAGATCCCAGAGG aagcagcagaggaaccaTCTCTGTCAGCactgggagacagagaggacgaTCAGGTGGATGGACAACGTAAAGAAACCCTAAATACAGACAACGTCACAGCTCAAGAGG AAGATGAATTCAGCCTTGAAGATGATGAGACCACGAAGTCTGCTCAGAAAATCCCAGATAAGGACACACTGAGGGACACGGGTCCACCCACTCAGGACACTCCTGAACCACCAGTACCAGGAGACCTGGAAAGGCCTGAAG TCTCAGGGGAAATTATGCCTCCAGAACCCTTGTGTCCAGATGTGAGCAGAtgccaggaggaaagcagcaGCTCACCTCAGAGTGATGACAGGAGTGAGAGAACACTGGAGCACGACCAACAGATCCCAGAGG cagaggaaccaTCTCTGTCAGCactgggagacagagaggacgaTCAGGTGGATGGACAACGTAAAGAAACCCTAAATACAGACAACGTCACAGCTCAAGAGG AAGATGAATTCAGCCTTGAAGATGATGAGACCACGAAGTCTGCTCAGAAAATCCCAGATAAGGACACACTGAGGGACACGGGTCCACCCACTCAGGACACTCCTGAACCACCAGTACCAGGAGACCTGGAAAGGCCTGAAG TCTCAGGGGAAATTATGCCTCCAGAACCCTTGTGTCCAGATGTGAGCAGAtgccaggaggaaagcagcaGCTCACCTCAGAGTGATGACAGGAGTGAGAGAACACTGGAGCACGACCAACAGATCCCAGAGG aagcagcagaggaaccaTCTCTGTCAGCactgggagacagagaggacgaTCAGGTGGATGGACAACGTAAAGAAACCCTAAATACAGACAACGTCACAGCTCAAGAGG AAGATGAATTCAGCCTTGAAGATGATGAGACCACGAAGTCTGCTCAGAAAATCCCAGATAAGGACACACTGAGGGACACGGGTCCACCCACTCAGGACACTCCTGAACCACCAGTACCAGGAGACCTGGAAAGGCCTGAAG GAAGTGGAAGCTACCTAAAATATGTGGGTGTGGTGGTAGTCGTAGTTGTTGCCATCCTGGGGCATCAGCTTCTCCATGCAGAGACGCCCCACCAGAAAGAGGACGTGCAACAGATAGACATTTTCCTTCGAAGGATGGAAAAATTAAAGAGCCAGTTTCCTAACCAGCGTCCTGAGCTGTGGACCAGGAGCAAGATCCATCTGTTGAAGCACCTCCGGACGGCCCAGCCCACCGAGCCAGTCAGTCTGATCCTCACCGCTGGCGTCAAAGCGGAGCGGACGCTGTCCTGCCTGGCTCATGGGCTGGCCTCTACCTTCAACGCCTCCGTTCTGCACATCGATGGAACCAGCAAATCTCACCAGGACAGCGACCAGGTGAAATTGGACATCGACAGCAAGTTGCAGGTTGCGTTTGAGGGAGACCAACCCGTGGCCATTATTCACCGCTTCGAGGAACTGCCCCCAGGGTCCACCCTCATTTTTTACCGCTACTGCGACCATGAGAACGCCGCCTACAAGAAGACGTTCCTGATATTCACAGTGCTGctcagtgaagaggaggagattcCTGTGCAGAGTCGTCTGAGCGCTGTGGAGGAGATGGTGGACGACCACCTTCAGAAGAAGTTCCTCACCGACAGCCATCCAATCTCTTTTGACAGGATGGACCGTGACAAGTATGGTGGACTGTGGAGTCGCATTTCTCATCTGATCCTGCCTGTGGCAGCGGAGAGAAGAACAGAGCATGAAGGATGCCCTGCTACATAA
- the LOC105419140 gene encoding torsin-1A-interacting protein 2-like isoform X15, with amino-acid sequence MAAPDTNQHITDFRQEEPHLANTELPLENIDCNVEERSITPNHKDDTDDGEQQLILINGGSANETKGGETSVAQHVDHLEVSGEIMPPEPLCPDVSRCQEESSSSPQSDDRSERTLEHDQQIPEEAAEEPSLSALGDREDDQVDGQRKETLNTDNVTAQEEDEFSLEDDETTKSAQKIPDKDTLRDTGPPTQDTPEPPVPGDLERPEVSGEIMPPEPLCPDVSRCQEESSSSPQSDDRSERTLEHDQQIPEEAAEEPSLSALGDREDDQVDGQRKETLNTDNVTAQEEDEFSLEDDETTKSAQKIPDKDTLRDTGPPTQDTPEPPVPGDLERPEVSGEIMPPEPLCPDVSRCQEESSSSPQSDDRSERTLEHDQQIPEAEEPSLSALGDREDDQVDGQRKETLNTDNVTAQEEDEFSLEDDETTKSAQKIPDKDTLRDTGPPTQDTPEPPVPGDLERPEVSGEIMPPEPLCPDVSRCQEESSSSPQSDDRSERTLEHDQQIPEEAAEEPSLSALGDREDDQVDGQRKETLNTDNVTAQEEDEFSLEDDETTKSAQKIPDKDTLRDTGPPTQDTPEPPVPGDLERPEVSGEIMPPEPLCPDVSRCQEESSSSPQSDDRSERTLEHDQQIPEEAAEEPSLSALGDREDDQVDGQRKETLNTDNVTAQEEDEFSLEDDETTKSAQKIPDKDTLRDTGPPTQDTPEPPVPGDLERPEGSGSYLKYVGVVVVVVVAILGHQLLHAETPHQKEDVQQIDIFLRRMEKLKSQFPNQRPELWTRSKIHLLKHLRTAQPTEPVSLILTAGVKAERTLSCLAHGLASTFNASVLHIDGTSKSHQDSDQVKLDIDSKLQVAFEGDQPVAIIHRFEELPPGSTLIFYRYCDHENAAYKKTFLIFTVLLSEEEEIPVQSRLSAVEEMVDDHLQKKFLTDSHPISFDRMDRDKYGGLWSRISHLILPVAAERRTEHEGCPAT; translated from the exons ATGGCAGCTCCAGATACCAACCAGCACATAACAG ATTTCAGGCAAGAGGAACCGCACTTGGCAAACACAGAACTTCCCTTAGAAAATATTGATTGCAACGTGGAAGAAAGGAGTATTACTCCGAATCACAAAGACG aCACTGATGATGGAGAACAACAGTTAATTTTGATCAATGGAGGCTCAGCAAATGAGACTAAGGGAGGAGAGACGAGTGTTGCTCAACATGTAGATCACTTGGAAG TCTCAGGGGAAATTATGCCTCCAGAACCCTTGTGTCCAGATGTGAGCAGAtgccaggaggaaagcagcaGCTCACCTCAGAGTGATGACAGGAGTGAGAGAACACTGGAGCACGACCAACAGATCCCAGAGG aagcagcagaggaaccaTCTCTGTCAGCactgggagacagagaggacgaTCAGGTGGATGGACAACGTAAAGAAACCCTAAATACAGACAACGTCACAGCTCAAGAGG AAGATGAATTCAGCCTTGAAGATGATGAGACCACGAAGTCTGCTCAGAAAATCCCAGATAAGGACACACTGAGGGACACGGGTCCACCCACTCAGGACACTCCTGAACCACCAGTACCAGGAGACCTGGAAAGGCCTGAAG TCTCAGGGGAAATTATGCCTCCAGAACCCTTGTGTCCAGATGTGAGCAGAtgccaggaggaaagcagcaGCTCACCTCAGAGTGATGACAGGAGTGAGAGAACACTGGAGCACGACCAACAGATCCCAGAGG aagcagcagaggaaccaTCTCTGTCAGCactgggagacagagaggacgaTCAGGTGGATGGACAACGTAAAGAAACCCTAAATACAGACAACGTCACAGCTCAAGAGG AAGATGAATTCAGCCTTGAAGATGATGAGACCACGAAGTCTGCTCAGAAAATCCCAGATAAGGACACACTGAGGGACACGGGTCCACCCACTCAGGACACTCCTGAACCACCAGTACCAGGAGACCTGGAAAGGCCTGAAG TCTCAGGGGAAATTATGCCTCCAGAACCCTTGTGTCCAGATGTGAGCAGAtgccaggaggaaagcagcaGCTCACCTCAGAGTGATGACAGGAGTGAGAGAACACTGGAGCACGACCAACAGATCCCAGAGG cagaggaaccaTCTCTGTCAGCactgggagacagagaggacgaTCAGGTGGATGGACAACGTAAAGAAACCCTAAATACAGACAACGTCACAGCTCAAGAGG AAGATGAATTCAGCCTTGAAGATGATGAGACCACGAAGTCTGCTCAGAAAATCCCAGATAAGGACACACTGAGGGACACGGGTCCACCCACTCAGGACACTCCTGAACCACCAGTACCAGGAGACCTGGAAAGGCCTGAAG TCTCAGGGGAAATTATGCCTCCAGAACCCTTGTGTCCAGATGTGAGCAGAtgccaggaggaaagcagcaGCTCACCTCAGAGTGATGACAGGAGTGAGAGAACACTGGAGCACGACCAACAGATCCCAGAGG aagcagcagaggaaccaTCTCTGTCAGCactgggagacagagaggacgaTCAGGTGGATGGACAACGTAAAGAAACCCTAAATACAGACAACGTCACAGCTCAAGAGG AAGATGAATTCAGCCTTGAAGATGATGAGACCACGAAGTCTGCTCAGAAAATCCCAGATAAGGACACACTGAGGGACACGGGTCCACCCACTCAGGACACTCCTGAACCACCAGTACCAGGAGACCTGGAAAGGCCTGAAG TCTCAGGGGAAATTATGCCTCCAGAACCCTTGTGTCCAGATGTGAGCAGAtgccaggaggaaagcagcaGCTCACCTCAGAGTGATGACAGGAGTGAGAGAACACTGGAGCACGACCAACAGATCCCAGAGG aagcagcagaggaaccaTCTCTGTCAGCactgggagacagagaggacgaTCAGGTGGATGGACAACGTAAAGAAACCCTAAATACAGACAACGTCACAGCTCAAGAGG AAGATGAATTCAGCCTTGAAGATGATGAGACCACGAAGTCTGCTCAGAAAATCCCAGATAAGGACACACTGAGGGACACGGGTCCACCCACTCAGGACACTCCTGAACCACCAGTACCAGGAGACCTGGAAAGGCCTGAAG GAAGTGGAAGCTACCTAAAATATGTGGGTGTGGTGGTAGTCGTAGTTGTTGCCATCCTGGGGCATCAGCTTCTCCATGCAGAGACGCCCCACCAGAAAGAGGACGTGCAACAGATAGACATTTTCCTTCGAAGGATGGAAAAATTAAAGAGCCAGTTTCCTAACCAGCGTCCTGAGCTGTGGACCAGGAGCAAGATCCATCTGTTGAAGCACCTCCGGACGGCCCAGCCCACCGAGCCAGTCAGTCTGATCCTCACCGCTGGCGTCAAAGCGGAGCGGACGCTGTCCTGCCTGGCTCATGGGCTGGCCTCTACCTTCAACGCCTCCGTTCTGCACATCGATGGAACCAGCAAATCTCACCAGGACAGCGACCAGGTGAAATTGGACATCGACAGCAAGTTGCAGGTTGCGTTTGAGGGAGACCAACCCGTGGCCATTATTCACCGCTTCGAGGAACTGCCCCCAGGGTCCACCCTCATTTTTTACCGCTACTGCGACCATGAGAACGCCGCCTACAAGAAGACGTTCCTGATATTCACAGTGCTGctcagtgaagaggaggagattcCTGTGCAGAGTCGTCTGAGCGCTGTGGAGGAGATGGTGGACGACCACCTTCAGAAGAAGTTCCTCACCGACAGCCATCCAATCTCTTTTGACAGGATGGACCGTGACAAGTATGGTGGACTGTGGAGTCGCATTTCTCATCTGATCCTGCCTGTGGCAGCGGAGAGAAGAACAGAGCATGAAGGATGCCCTGCTACATAA
- the LOC105419140 gene encoding torsin-1A-interacting protein 2-like isoform X14, with product MAAPDTNQHITDFRQEEPHLANTELPLENIDCNVEERSITPNHKDDTDDGEQQLILINGGSANETKGGETSVAQHVDHLEVSGEIMPPEPLCPDVSRCQEESSSSPQSDDRSERTLEHDQQIPEEAAEEPSLSALGDREDDQVDGQRKETLNTDNVTAQEEDEFSLEDDETTKSAQKIPDKDTLRDTGPPTQDTPEPPVPGDLERPEVSGEIMPPEPLCPDVSRCQEESSSSPQSDDRSERTLEHDQQIPEAEEPSLSALGDREDDQVDGQRKETLNTDNVTAQEEDEFSLEDDETTKSAQKIPDKDTLRDTGPPTQDTPEPPVPGDLERPEVSGEIMPPEPLCPDVSRCQEESSSSPQSDDRSERTLEHDQQIPEEAAEEPSLSALGDREDDQVDGQRKETLNTDNVTAQEEDEFSLEDDETTKSAQKIPDKDTLRDTGPPTQDTPEPPVPGDLERPEVSGEIMPPEPLCPDVSRCQEESSSSPQSDDRSERTLEHDQQIPEEAAEEPSLSALGDREDDQVDGQRKETLNTDNVTAQEEDEFSLEDDETTKSAQKIPDKDTLRDTGPPTQDTPEPPVPGDLERPEVSGEIMPPEPLCPDVSRCQEESSSSPQSDDRSERTLEHDQQIPEEAAEEPSLSALGDREDDQVDGQRKETLNTDNVTAQEEDEFSLEDDETTKSAQKIPDKDTLRDTGPPTQDTPEPPVPGDLERPEGSGSYLKYVGVVVVVVVAILGHQLLHAETPHQKEDVQQIDIFLRRMEKLKSQFPNQRPELWTRSKIHLLKHLRTAQPTEPVSLILTAGVKAERTLSCLAHGLASTFNASVLHIDGTSKSHQDSDQVKLDIDSKLQVAFEGDQPVAIIHRFEELPPGSTLIFYRYCDHENAAYKKTFLIFTVLLSEEEEIPVQSRLSAVEEMVDDHLQKKFLTDSHPISFDRMDRDKYGGLWSRISHLILPVAAERRTEHEGCPAT from the exons ATGGCAGCTCCAGATACCAACCAGCACATAACAG ATTTCAGGCAAGAGGAACCGCACTTGGCAAACACAGAACTTCCCTTAGAAAATATTGATTGCAACGTGGAAGAAAGGAGTATTACTCCGAATCACAAAGACG aCACTGATGATGGAGAACAACAGTTAATTTTGATCAATGGAGGCTCAGCAAATGAGACTAAGGGAGGAGAGACGAGTGTTGCTCAACATGTAGATCACTTGGAAG TCTCAGGGGAAATTATGCCTCCAGAACCCTTGTGTCCAGATGTGAGCAGAtgccaggaggaaagcagcaGCTCACCTCAGAGTGATGACAGGAGTGAGAGAACACTGGAGCACGACCAACAGATCCCAGAGG aagcagcagaggaaccaTCTCTGTCAGCactgggagacagagaggacgaTCAGGTGGATGGACAACGTAAAGAAACCCTAAATACAGACAACGTCACAGCTCAAGAGG AAGATGAATTCAGCCTTGAAGATGATGAGACCACGAAGTCTGCTCAGAAAATCCCAGATAAGGACACACTGAGGGACACGGGTCCACCCACTCAGGACACTCCTGAACCACCAGTACCAGGAGACCTGGAAAGGCCTGAAG TCTCAGGGGAAATTATGCCTCCAGAACCCTTGTGTCCAGATGTGAGCAGAtgccaggaggaaagcagcaGCTCACCTCAGAGTGATGACAGGAGTGAGAGAACACTGGAGCACGACCAACAGATCCCAGAGG cagaggaaccaTCTCTGTCAGCactgggagacagagaggacgaTCAGGTGGATGGACAACGTAAAGAAACCCTAAATACAGACAACGTCACAGCTCAAGAGG AAGATGAATTCAGCCTTGAAGATGATGAGACCACGAAGTCTGCTCAGAAAATCCCAGATAAGGACACACTGAGGGACACGGGTCCACCCACTCAGGACACTCCTGAACCACCAGTACCAGGAGACCTGGAAAGGCCTGAAG TCTCAGGGGAAATTATGCCTCCAGAACCCTTGTGTCCAGATGTGAGCAGAtgccaggaggaaagcagcaGCTCACCTCAGAGTGATGACAGGAGTGAGAGAACACTGGAGCACGACCAACAGATCCCAGAGG aagcagcagaggaaccaTCTCTGTCAGCactgggagacagagaggacgaTCAGGTGGATGGACAACGTAAAGAAACCCTAAATACAGACAACGTCACAGCTCAAGAGG AAGATGAATTCAGCCTTGAAGATGATGAGACCACGAAGTCTGCTCAGAAAATCCCAGATAAGGACACACTGAGGGACACGGGTCCACCCACTCAGGACACTCCTGAACCACCAGTACCAGGAGACCTGGAAAGGCCTGAAG TCTCAGGGGAAATTATGCCTCCAGAACCCTTGTGTCCAGATGTGAGCAGAtgccaggaggaaagcagcaGCTCACCTCAGAGTGATGACAGGAGTGAGAGAACACTGGAGCACGACCAACAGATCCCAGAGG aagcagcagaggaaccaTCTCTGTCAGCactgggagacagagaggacgaTCAGGTGGATGGACAACGTAAAGAAACCCTAAATACAGACAACGTCACAGCTCAAGAGG AAGATGAATTCAGCCTTGAAGATGATGAGACCACGAAGTCTGCTCAGAAAATCCCAGATAAGGACACACTGAGGGACACGGGTCCACCCACTCAGGACACTCCTGAACCACCAGTACCAGGAGACCTGGAAAGGCCTGAAG TCTCAGGGGAAATTATGCCTCCAGAACCCTTGTGTCCAGATGTGAGCAGAtgccaggaggaaagcagcaGCTCACCTCAGAGTGATGACAGGAGTGAGAGAACACTGGAGCACGACCAACAGATCCCAGAGG aagcagcagaggaaccaTCTCTGTCAGCactgggagacagagaggacgaTCAGGTGGATGGACAACGTAAAGAAACCCTAAATACAGACAACGTCACAGCTCAAGAGG AAGATGAATTCAGCCTTGAAGATGATGAGACCACGAAGTCTGCTCAGAAAATCCCAGATAAGGACACACTGAGGGACACGGGTCCACCCACTCAGGACACTCCTGAACCACCAGTACCAGGAGACCTGGAAAGGCCTGAAG GAAGTGGAAGCTACCTAAAATATGTGGGTGTGGTGGTAGTCGTAGTTGTTGCCATCCTGGGGCATCAGCTTCTCCATGCAGAGACGCCCCACCAGAAAGAGGACGTGCAACAGATAGACATTTTCCTTCGAAGGATGGAAAAATTAAAGAGCCAGTTTCCTAACCAGCGTCCTGAGCTGTGGACCAGGAGCAAGATCCATCTGTTGAAGCACCTCCGGACGGCCCAGCCCACCGAGCCAGTCAGTCTGATCCTCACCGCTGGCGTCAAAGCGGAGCGGACGCTGTCCTGCCTGGCTCATGGGCTGGCCTCTACCTTCAACGCCTCCGTTCTGCACATCGATGGAACCAGCAAATCTCACCAGGACAGCGACCAGGTGAAATTGGACATCGACAGCAAGTTGCAGGTTGCGTTTGAGGGAGACCAACCCGTGGCCATTATTCACCGCTTCGAGGAACTGCCCCCAGGGTCCACCCTCATTTTTTACCGCTACTGCGACCATGAGAACGCCGCCTACAAGAAGACGTTCCTGATATTCACAGTGCTGctcagtgaagaggaggagattcCTGTGCAGAGTCGTCTGAGCGCTGTGGAGGAGATGGTGGACGACCACCTTCAGAAGAAGTTCCTCACCGACAGCCATCCAATCTCTTTTGACAGGATGGACCGTGACAAGTATGGTGGACTGTGGAGTCGCATTTCTCATCTGATCCTGCCTGTGGCAGCGGAGAGAAGAACAGAGCATGAAGGATGCCCTGCTACATAA